Proteins from a genomic interval of Ndongobacter massiliensis:
- a CDS encoding DJ-1 family glyoxalase III, with protein sequence MKRVLILMKNGQEEVEALTPVDLLRRAGISVAIVSCEEGLRLQGAHGIEITADVSFEEIPEEYDAIYLPGGLDGATAMAQDEAVLTLVKETLAKGKMVAALCAAPIVLEAAGVLSGRCITCYPGFEIKTSSARAHSEEIVVVDDNLITSRGPATAMALSLVLVEKLIGFEARGQLEEELLYDRLCKSMQTA encoded by the coding sequence ATGAAACGAGTGCTTATATTAATGAAAAACGGACAAGAAGAAGTCGAAGCCTTGACCCCGGTCGATTTGCTGCGTCGCGCTGGCATATCGGTCGCCATTGTTAGTTGCGAAGAGGGGCTGCGCCTGCAGGGAGCACATGGCATTGAAATCACGGCGGATGTCTCTTTTGAGGAAATTCCGGAAGAGTATGACGCCATCTACCTGCCCGGCGGTTTGGACGGAGCAACGGCGATGGCACAGGACGAAGCGGTTTTGACATTGGTCAAAGAGACCCTAGCAAAAGGGAAGATGGTAGCAGCGCTTTGTGCGGCGCCCATCGTTTTGGAAGCAGCGGGGGTGCTGTCGGGTCGGTGCATTACCTGCTATCCGGGATTTGAAATCAAAACGTCCTCCGCTCGTGCGCATTCGGAGGAGATTGTGGTTGTCGACGACAACCTGATCACATCGCGCGGCCCAGCGACGGCGATGGCGTTGTCACTTGTTTTGGTAGAGAAGCTCATTGGATTTGAAGCGCGCGGGCAACTCGAAGAAGAATTGCTTTATGATCGTCTGTGCAAGTCGATGCAGACCGCTTGA
- the map gene encoding type I methionyl aminopeptidase, with translation MIRISTEEQIAGMKRSGRILTKTHHAIRRVLRPGITTAQLDRFAEAFMRWKGAIPAQKGYQDFPFALCTSVNDEVCHGFPNDRPLQEGDILSVDNVVNYEGYLSDSCWSYAVGELSPADRELMDVTYEALLRGMAAVKSGHRLVEIGKAIQPFVESHGFSVVRDFVGHGIGEAMHEDPQVLHYIGRSRGPRLPENLVMTIEPMINAGTWHVVLDENGWTARTADGKKSCQFEHTFAVRQDGVEILTDQRDTFLEEEEIAWIDAWQW, from the coding sequence ATGATTCGTATCAGTACTGAGGAACAAATTGCCGGAATGAAGCGATCCGGGCGCATTTTAACAAAAACGCATCACGCAATTCGCCGCGTTTTGCGCCCGGGCATCACGACCGCACAGCTGGATCGCTTTGCGGAGGCATTTATGCGTTGGAAGGGGGCGATTCCCGCGCAAAAGGGCTATCAGGATTTTCCGTTTGCCCTGTGCACGAGCGTAAATGATGAAGTGTGTCACGGCTTTCCGAATGATCGCCCTCTACAGGAAGGGGACATTCTTTCCGTGGACAATGTGGTCAATTATGAGGGATATCTTTCAGACTCCTGTTGGAGCTATGCAGTCGGGGAGCTTTCGCCGGCGGATCGGGAACTGATGGATGTGACTTATGAGGCACTGTTGCGTGGGATGGCGGCGGTGAAATCGGGGCATCGTTTGGTGGAAATCGGCAAAGCCATTCAGCCTTTTGTGGAATCGCACGGATTTTCCGTGGTGCGGGATTTTGTGGGGCATGGCATTGGTGAGGCGATGCATGAGGATCCGCAGGTGCTGCACTATATTGGGCGTAGTCGAGGACCGCGTTTGCCGGAAAATTTGGTCATGACCATTGAGCCGATGATCAATGCGGGTACGTGGCATGTAGTGCTGGACGAAAACGGTTGGACTGCGCGGACGGCGGATGGGAAAAAAAGTTGTCAGTTTGAACATACTTTTGCCGTTCGCCAAGACGGGGTCGAGATCTTAACGGATCAGCGGGATACATTTCTGGAGGAAGAGGAGATTGCGTGGATTGATGCGTGGCAATGGTAG
- a CDS encoding alkaline phosphatase family protein, translated as MRGLMRGNGSEKKKLWVLSLDALGSDDAAFFEQLPSFSFMKKNGVYVPHVRSVDPTLTYPAHTSIISGRPPASHGIVNNRKLQPEREKSDWFWFETDVRGDTLFRAAKRAGRTLATFLWPVGGKSGAEINLAEIFPTQPLQNQALCSLRAGSFWSTLRFARKFGRLRKGISQPQLDNFTEACAMDAIAHRDPDLLFVHFVDVDANKHFYGIHSPEAQAAIQRLDARVGRFLAHRAARPDAEQIDLVLLSDHSQMDAPHYLYPLDAFAERDWLEEENGTVPFYRAYPQSAGGSCFIYTASNFRSEEVPRLRTFLQQYAQKEEGIADLFFAPHSRFCESDPNAFAILEAKPGYCFSEFFQHREAAKGEAAVHRANHGFSPDHPNYDAIFFALGSSFLPGASLQERQSLLDIAPTLARVAHLPLQGAQGHVWTALLKESLRTQRV; from the coding sequence TTGCGTGGATTGATGCGTGGCAATGGTAGCGAGAAAAAGAAGTTATGGGTATTGTCGCTAGATGCCTTAGGATCGGATGATGCCGCCTTTTTTGAACAGCTCCCGTCCTTTTCCTTTATGAAAAAGAACGGCGTATATGTACCGCATGTTCGCAGTGTGGATCCGACCTTGACATATCCAGCGCACACCAGCATTATAAGCGGGCGCCCGCCGGCTTCGCATGGTATTGTCAATAATCGAAAACTTCAGCCAGAACGAGAAAAATCGGATTGGTTCTGGTTTGAAACGGATGTACGCGGCGATACGCTGTTTCGTGCGGCAAAACGCGCCGGACGTACTTTGGCGACATTTTTGTGGCCGGTGGGCGGGAAAAGCGGTGCAGAGATCAATTTGGCAGAAATTTTTCCGACGCAACCGCTGCAAAATCAGGCACTCTGTTCGCTGCGCGCGGGCTCTTTTTGGTCGACACTGCGCTTTGCACGAAAGTTTGGACGCCTACGCAAAGGCATTTCACAGCCGCAATTGGACAATTTCACAGAAGCTTGTGCGATGGATGCGATTGCGCACCGAGATCCGGATCTTCTTTTTGTACACTTTGTCGATGTCGATGCGAACAAGCATTTTTACGGGATTCATTCTCCGGAGGCGCAGGCAGCCATTCAGCGATTGGATGCGCGCGTCGGTCGTTTTTTGGCACACCGTGCCGCGCGGCCGGATGCGGAGCAAATTGATCTCGTGCTGTTGTCCGATCATTCGCAGATGGACGCGCCTCATTATCTATATCCGCTGGATGCCTTTGCAGAACGAGACTGGTTGGAAGAGGAAAACGGAACGGTGCCATTTTATCGCGCCTACCCACAAAGTGCGGGCGGATCCTGCTTCATCTATACCGCGAGTAATTTCCGCTCGGAAGAGGTGCCGCGGCTGCGTACCTTTTTACAGCAGTATGCACAAAAGGAAGAGGGGATCGCCGACCTATTTTTCGCGCCTCATTCGCGCTTTTGTGAATCGGATCCGAATGCCTTTGCGATTTTGGAAGCGAAACCCGGTTATTGTTTTTCCGAATTTTTCCAACATCGGGAAGCGGCGAAAGGGGAAGCTGCCGTACATCGCGCCAATCACGGCTTTTCCCCGGATCATCCGAATTATGACGCCATATTTTTTGCACTGGGTTCTTCGTTTTTGCCGGGGGCTTCTTTGCAGGAACGGCAAAGTTTACTGGACATTGCGCCGACACTTGCTCGGGTTGCCCATTTGCCTTTGCAAGGGGCGCAGGGTCATGTTTGGACTGCACTGCTGAAGGAGTCATTACGGACGCAGCGTGTTTGA
- a CDS encoding site-specific integrase, with product MAKWYKELENGKIRLYVAIGSREKRITKSKTIGPIKGRAREREPKISQALELFAKEVQTDAEKADVETVKDFAARWLSVKETDVSPVTLSGYRNTMRLHILPTFGDRALDDISALEIKEYYRKLGEKLSQIHVRDIHNVLSAFFMDAVRLGILTQSPTQFVRAPRVAKKEQAVFREQDISKVLAAIEQEPIHHQCVFLLALFGGLRRGEICGLNWSDLNELRGRLSISRSYVAFDGKKLLKETKTNRIRSISLPMILIEKLREWFKVSSSIYVVRVDEEHRDAMFKQVDGRRIFPTTPTQWWRNFLKNNPSLSDVKFHGLRHTSASLLLANGLDIETVSRRLGHANTTTTLSTYSHIVQQKDKEINDIFLQAVKCTENVQNSGSDKKLS from the coding sequence ATGGCAAAATGGTACAAAGAATTAGAAAATGGGAAAATCCGCCTATATGTAGCAATCGGAAGCCGGGAAAAACGCATTACAAAAAGTAAAACGATCGGCCCAATCAAAGGCCGTGCGCGGGAACGCGAACCAAAAATCAGCCAAGCTTTGGAATTGTTTGCAAAAGAAGTACAGACGGACGCAGAAAAAGCGGATGTGGAAACTGTGAAAGACTTTGCCGCGCGCTGGCTGTCGGTGAAGGAAACGGATGTATCGCCCGTCACATTGAGCGGATATCGCAATACCATGCGCCTACATATTCTGCCCACTTTTGGCGACCGGGCCCTAGATGATATTTCCGCGCTGGAAATCAAAGAATACTATCGGAAACTGGGCGAAAAGCTTTCCCAGATCCACGTTCGTGATATTCACAACGTTTTATCCGCTTTTTTTATGGACGCAGTTCGCCTAGGCATACTTACACAATCCCCCACTCAATTCGTTCGCGCGCCACGGGTAGCAAAAAAAGAACAAGCAGTTTTCCGCGAACAAGATATCTCAAAAGTGTTGGCAGCGATCGAACAGGAGCCGATACATCACCAATGCGTATTTTTGCTTGCTTTATTTGGTGGATTACGCCGTGGAGAAATATGCGGCCTAAACTGGTCAGACCTTAATGAATTGCGTGGGCGCCTGTCTATTTCCCGTAGTTATGTTGCTTTTGATGGGAAGAAGTTGTTGAAAGAAACGAAAACGAATCGAATACGTTCAATATCGCTACCGATGATTTTGATCGAAAAATTGCGAGAATGGTTCAAGGTGAGTTCCTCCATTTACGTGGTTCGCGTCGATGAAGAACACCGCGACGCCATGTTTAAACAAGTTGATGGACGACGTATTTTTCCAACCACACCCACCCAATGGTGGCGGAATTTTTTAAAAAACAATCCATCCCTTTCAGATGTCAAGTTTCACGGCTTGCGTCACACATCCGCGTCACTACTTCTCGCAAATGGACTGGATATTGAAACCGTATCACGACGATTGGGGCACGCCAACACAACAACGACCCTAAGTACATACTCCCATATCGTCCAGCAAAAGGACAAGGAAATCAATGATATTTTCTTACAAGCGGTAAAATGTACAGAAAATGTACAGAATAGTGGATCAGATAAAAAGCTTTCATAA
- a CDS encoding S24 family peptidase: protein MATESQKKIFSRNFTRLLDERKITRADLSRHLGYPETTLANWANGINYPRIDKIQELADFFNIKKSELIENEYPSRLSIDEIIEKHPALHPIRRIRPIPILGSIHCGTPIFSEENFEGYFGADPSIEGDFALYAYGDSMVDARIYEGDLVFLQKIYDAPTNGKIAAVVIDGEATLKKVFFDEEKKQLILQPCNSKYAPIVYQYHPDDEDLPIIVGECVGVYHPCPENGYNKNE from the coding sequence ATGGCTACCGAAAGCCAGAAGAAAATATTTTCAAGAAATTTCACACGTCTATTAGATGAGCGTAAAATTACAAGGGCAGATTTATCAAGACACCTTGGCTATCCCGAAACAACATTGGCCAACTGGGCAAACGGTATTAATTATCCAAGAATTGATAAAATTCAGGAGTTGGCAGATTTTTTTAATATAAAAAAGTCAGAGTTAATCGAAAATGAATACCCATCACGCCTATCCATAGACGAAATCATTGAAAAGCACCCCGCCCTGCACCCGATCCGTCGCATTCGCCCGATCCCTATTCTCGGCTCTATTCACTGCGGCACACCGATTTTTTCCGAAGAAAATTTTGAGGGCTATTTTGGTGCGGATCCATCCATCGAAGGCGATTTCGCTCTATACGCCTATGGTGACAGTATGGTCGACGCTAGAATATATGAAGGTGATCTGGTTTTTCTACAAAAAATATATGATGCACCCACCAACGGAAAAATTGCGGCGGTTGTAATTGATGGCGAAGCGACGCTTAAAAAAGTGTTCTTTGATGAAGAAAAAAAGCAGCTTATCCTACAACCCTGCAATTCGAAATATGCGCCCATCGTTTATCAATACCACCCGGACGATGAAGATCTACCGATCATCGTTGGAGAATGCGTCGGCGTCTACCATCCCTGTCCGGAGAATGGCTACAATAAAAACGAATAA
- a CDS encoding helix-turn-helix transcriptional regulator translates to MTKITLKSARVNAHLTLREASEKIQKTQRTLSSWERGITAIPTQYFFKLCELYKMDPDYVDVPIVRDGFFCEKTTE, encoded by the coding sequence ATGACAAAGATAACGCTAAAAAGTGCTCGCGTTAATGCTCACTTGACATTGCGTGAAGCCTCTGAAAAAATCCAAAAAACACAACGGACCCTATCAAGCTGGGAAAGAGGCATAACCGCGATCCCCACACAGTACTTTTTTAAACTTTGCGAACTCTACAAAATGGATCCCGATTATGTAGATGTTCCCATTGTTAGAGACGGTTTTTTTTGCGAGAAAACTACCGAATAA
- a CDS encoding helix-turn-helix domain-containing protein: MEQLEDYTNRNSPPQIIKLILDDGRLTVDKPLTISETLETKIDHLIELLERPEQPEKVSLSIEEAAKYMGIGRDKMQNLIDIGAVYAVNLGSGKCAMWRIGRKSLDDYLNGN; encoded by the coding sequence ATGGAGCAACTAGAGGATTACACCAATCGAAACTCGCCGCCACAAATCATCAAGCTGATATTAGACGATGGACGACTAACCGTCGACAAGCCACTGACGATATCGGAAACGTTGGAAACTAAAATTGATCACCTGATTGAACTGCTGGAACGTCCGGAACAGCCGGAAAAAGTATCATTGAGCATCGAAGAGGCCGCAAAGTACATGGGCATTGGGCGCGATAAGATGCAGAACCTGATCGATATTGGCGCTGTTTATGCGGTTAACCTTGGATCAGGAAAGTGTGCAATGTGGCGAATTGGTCGAAAGTCGCTTGACGACTATCTGAACGGAAATTGA
- a CDS encoding DUF2800 domain-containing protein, with amino-acid sequence MPGQHAKLSASGAHRWLACPGSVKLEECFEDTGSQYAAEGTLAHAVGELKLKKHFVKGVGPVTFRKEMEKFRENPLWKEEIDRYTDEYFDRVKATALSYRAAPFVAIEERVDFSRWVPEGFGTADCILIFDDELTVLDLKYGKGVPVSPVENPQLMLYALGAYDAYHAFYNINRVNLHIVQPRIDNFDSWSLTTEDLLAFGEKVKPIAKEAFAGSDKLKEGDHCRFCKAKSRCSARAKTMFSAVEEVIPHVVTNKKGKASTGGLLSNAEISKFLKKTEGLVDWIKDLQEEALAELLAGKEISGYKIVEGRSNRRITNEEEMAKALMGAGYEEALIYKPKALETITNLEKLCGKKELAELGKNYIEKPQGKPTLVPESDKRPVYQKEISTMFQKIEGE; translated from the coding sequence ATGCCCGGCCAGCACGCAAAATTGAGCGCATCCGGGGCACACCGCTGGTTAGCATGCCCCGGATCCGTCAAGCTCGAAGAATGTTTTGAAGATACCGGATCGCAGTACGCTGCCGAGGGTACGTTAGCACACGCCGTGGGGGAATTGAAGCTGAAAAAGCACTTTGTAAAGGGCGTCGGACCTGTAACATTCCGAAAAGAGATGGAAAAATTTCGAGAAAATCCCCTTTGGAAAGAAGAAATCGATCGCTATACCGACGAGTATTTTGACCGCGTGAAAGCTACGGCCCTTTCCTACCGTGCTGCGCCTTTTGTCGCGATAGAGGAGCGCGTGGACTTCTCTCGGTGGGTGCCCGAAGGTTTTGGCACCGCGGATTGTATCCTGATCTTTGACGACGAACTTACGGTGCTGGATCTTAAGTATGGGAAAGGGGTTCCTGTAAGTCCCGTAGAAAACCCGCAGCTGATGCTTTATGCGCTTGGTGCATATGATGCGTATCACGCATTTTACAACATTAATAGGGTGAATCTTCACATTGTTCAGCCGCGTATCGATAACTTTGACTCCTGGAGTCTCACGACAGAAGATCTTCTCGCCTTTGGCGAAAAAGTAAAGCCAATTGCAAAAGAAGCCTTTGCCGGATCAGACAAACTTAAAGAAGGCGATCACTGCCGGTTCTGCAAGGCGAAATCGCGCTGCAGCGCACGTGCGAAGACGATGTTTTCAGCCGTTGAAGAGGTTATTCCGCACGTTGTCACCAATAAAAAAGGAAAAGCCTCCACAGGCGGGCTTTTAAGTAATGCGGAGATCTCCAAATTTCTTAAAAAGACAGAAGGCCTTGTAGACTGGATCAAAGACTTGCAGGAAGAAGCACTCGCAGAGCTTCTTGCCGGAAAAGAGATCTCCGGATACAAGATCGTTGAAGGACGGAGCAACCGAAGAATTACGAACGAAGAAGAAATGGCAAAAGCGCTGATGGGGGCGGGATATGAAGAAGCACTCATTTATAAGCCAAAGGCGCTGGAAACCATCACCAATCTTGAAAAGCTCTGCGGGAAGAAAGAACTGGCTGAGCTTGGAAAAAACTATATCGAAAAGCCGCAAGGAAAACCCACACTGGTGCCGGAAAGCGATAAGCGCCCGGTCTATCAGAAGGAAATAAGCACTATGTTTCAGAAAATAGAAGGAGAATAA
- a CDS encoding DUF2815 family protein — protein MSQQITTSKVRLSYVNVFTPKANKQGVEKYSVTCLLPKSDTAGYQQLIAAINAEFEAEKDGKLKGVASPKHPIWDGDGVTSTGAEFGPECKGCWVFTASAGENRPPAVVDQNVQPIIRQTDMYSGCYGHVALSIFAYNNQSKGIGFGLNGVQKVADGEPLGYSFDAKNAFSAVPGGTNNSIDPLTGLPTEDPRILF, from the coding sequence ATGTCCCAACAAATTACTACATCCAAAGTCAGATTGTCCTATGTGAATGTCTTCACGCCGAAAGCAAATAAACAAGGGGTCGAAAAGTATTCCGTAACCTGCCTCTTACCAAAGAGCGATACCGCCGGCTATCAGCAACTTATCGCGGCGATTAATGCGGAATTTGAAGCCGAGAAAGACGGGAAATTGAAAGGCGTTGCAAGCCCGAAACATCCGATCTGGGATGGCGACGGTGTCACCTCTACCGGCGCAGAATTCGGTCCGGAGTGCAAAGGCTGCTGGGTGTTTACGGCAAGCGCGGGAGAGAATCGTCCGCCGGCAGTTGTGGATCAGAATGTGCAGCCGATCATTCGGCAGACGGATATGTATTCCGGTTGTTACGGACACGTCGCGCTGAGCATCTTTGCCTACAACAACCAGTCCAAGGGGATCGGGTTCGGCTTAAACGGCGTGCAGAAAGTCGCGGACGGTGAACCGCTTGGCTATAGTTTTGATGCCAAGAATGCTTTTTCAGCGGTTCCCGGAGGGACGAACAATAGCATTGATCCGCTCACCGGGCTTCCTACTGAGGATCCGCGCATCCTCTTCTAA
- a CDS encoding DNA polymerase: MLNLSIDIETYSAIDITKSGLYKYVEDDSFEVLLFAYAVNFGEVKIVDLAQGEAIPKEVIDAVADDRVTKHAYNAAFEYNALKAYGLAVGARTAWLCTMFHAMYLGYPAGLKATGDALGLTEDKAKLSTGKSLIQFFSKPCRATKANGMRTKNLPKHAPERWELFKEYCKQDVVAEMAIHDRLCAFPLPQSEQELWAISDEMNAIGVGVDRELVDSAIWINDALTAEQTVRAQEISGLANPNSTVQILPWLNRYLPEVGDVRKATVAALLDRDDLPEEVREFLLIRQELSKTSVKKYDAMLLCVCKDGRMRGLLQHYGANRTGRWSGRLVQVQNLPRNYLKTLDIAREFTRKRDVGALSVLYGNVTDTLSQLIRTAFIPEEGRKFIVSDYSAIEARVIAWLAGETWVNEVFATHGKIYEATASQMFGVPIEKIKKGNPEYALRQKGKVATLALGYQGGVGALKAMGADKMGLSEEEMAEVKDRWREANPHIVSLWREMEDVAIDTVRTGRTNRIRDRLIFSLEAEPIFGQSFLTITLPSGRKLYYPEPEIDTGNFGNDAIFFMGIGLNRRLTREQTYGGKLTENVVQAIARDCLGTLLLRLHTEYPNDPVVMHIHDEVVLDARKEVSVEEINAVMSRPIDWAPGLILKGAGFESPYYMKD; this comes from the coding sequence ATGCTGAATTTAAGTATTGATATTGAAACGTATTCCGCGATAGATATCACAAAAAGTGGACTCTATAAGTATGTTGAGGATGATAGCTTCGAAGTCTTACTCTTTGCCTACGCTGTCAATTTTGGAGAGGTTAAAATCGTTGACCTTGCACAGGGGGAAGCTATTCCAAAAGAAGTGATCGACGCCGTAGCAGATGATCGCGTCACCAAGCACGCGTATAACGCGGCTTTTGAGTATAACGCCCTGAAGGCTTATGGCCTTGCTGTAGGCGCAAGGACGGCATGGCTCTGCACGATGTTTCATGCCATGTATCTGGGCTACCCTGCAGGGTTAAAAGCCACCGGGGATGCGCTGGGCCTTACAGAGGACAAAGCGAAGCTTAGTACGGGGAAATCACTCATTCAGTTTTTTAGCAAACCGTGCCGGGCGACAAAAGCAAACGGCATGCGTACAAAAAATTTACCCAAACACGCACCGGAACGCTGGGAACTTTTTAAGGAGTACTGCAAGCAGGATGTCGTTGCTGAAATGGCAATCCATGACAGGCTCTGCGCATTTCCGCTGCCGCAGAGTGAACAGGAGCTTTGGGCGATAAGTGATGAGATGAATGCAATCGGTGTTGGAGTGGATCGGGAACTTGTCGATAGCGCGATCTGGATAAATGACGCACTTACCGCTGAACAGACCGTGCGTGCGCAGGAGATTTCAGGACTTGCGAATCCGAACTCGACCGTGCAAATTCTTCCATGGCTTAATAGGTATCTTCCGGAAGTGGGAGATGTCCGAAAGGCAACCGTCGCAGCGCTTCTTGATCGAGATGATCTACCGGAAGAAGTGCGGGAATTTCTTCTCATACGCCAGGAACTTTCCAAAACAAGCGTGAAGAAGTATGACGCAATGCTTTTGTGTGTATGCAAAGACGGGCGTATGCGCGGGCTCCTGCAGCACTACGGCGCGAATCGCACCGGGCGTTGGTCCGGACGTCTCGTGCAGGTCCAAAACCTGCCGCGAAATTATCTGAAGACCTTAGACATCGCAAGAGAGTTTACAAGAAAAAGAGATGTGGGCGCGCTATCTGTGCTTTATGGGAACGTAACCGATACACTTTCCCAGCTTATTCGCACAGCCTTCATACCGGAAGAAGGACGAAAATTTATCGTGTCGGACTATTCAGCAATTGAAGCCCGCGTCATTGCTTGGCTTGCCGGAGAGACCTGGGTCAATGAGGTTTTTGCCACACATGGGAAGATCTATGAGGCTACTGCAAGCCAGATGTTCGGCGTGCCTATTGAAAAAATTAAAAAGGGAAATCCGGAGTACGCCCTTAGACAGAAAGGAAAGGTCGCAACACTTGCGCTGGGCTACCAGGGCGGTGTTGGTGCATTAAAAGCAATGGGTGCCGATAAGATGGGGCTCAGTGAAGAAGAGATGGCAGAGGTGAAGGATCGCTGGCGCGAAGCAAATCCACACATTGTGTCGCTCTGGCGAGAGATGGAAGATGTCGCAATCGATACGGTACGAACCGGAAGAACGAATCGCATTCGAGATCGACTCATTTTCTCTTTAGAGGCGGAGCCGATTTTCGGACAGTCTTTTCTAACCATTACACTACCTTCCGGACGGAAGCTCTACTACCCGGAACCGGAAATCGACACAGGAAATTTTGGCAATGACGCTATTTTCTTTATGGGTATCGGTCTTAACCGGCGCCTGACGAGGGAACAAACCTACGGCGGGAAACTCACCGAAAATGTTGTACAGGCGATCGCCCGTGACTGCCTGGGGACGCTTCTTCTGCGCTTACACACGGAGTATCCGAACGATCCTGTTGTCATGCATATCCATGATGAGGTGGTTCTGGATGCACGAAAAGAGGTCAGTGTAGAGGAGATTAACGCCGTGATGTCGCGTCCCATCGACTGGGCACCGGGTCTTATCTTAAAGGGCGCGGGTTTTGAGAGTCCCTATTACATGAAGGACTAA